The sequence below is a genomic window from Streptosporangium lutulentum.
CGAATCGCGGGATGGGGCACTCATCCGGACTCCCGTACGTTGGTATCCCTGGACCCCAGACCTGCGGGAGTTGTGGCCGGACCGTGCCCGAGAGGCCTAACGCGACCGAACCCTCGCCGGTGTAGGTTGCCAAAAACGGACCGTGCTCTTACGACAAGGGGTTGGCCTTGAGCTTCCGGACCCCCGGAGCCGGTAGGGCAATGCGCTTGCCCCGCCGGCCGCGACTGCTACTTCCTGTCGCGATCGCCCTCGTTGCGATCGTCGTCTTGTTCTTCCTCTTTGCCGGAATTTTCACCGATTACCTCTGGTACAACTCAGTTGGATACACCTCGGTTTTCTCTGGTGTGATCGTCACGCAGATCGTGCTGTTCGTCGTCGGCGCCCTGGTGATGGTCGGCGTCGTCGGCGGCAACATGCTGATGGCATACCGGATGCGGCCGATGTTCGGTCCCGGGATGTTCGGGGGAGCCAGCGGCGCCGACCGATACCGGATGGCTCTCGACCCGCACCGTAAGCTGATCTTCCTGATCGGCGTGGCGGTGCTCGCCCTGTTCGCCGGATCGTCCTTCTCCGGCCAGTGGAAGACCTGGCTGGAGTTCGTCAACGGGACGCCGTTCGGTGAGACCGACGCGCTGTTCAAGATGGACATCTCGTTCTTCATGTTCACCTATCCGTTCTTGCGGATGGTGCTGAACTTCCTGTTCGTCGCGGTGGTGCTGTCCGCGATCCTGTCCGCGATCGTGCACTACCTGTACGGCGGTTTCCGGCTCCAGTCGCCGGGCATGCACGCCTCCCGCGCGGCCCGGGTGCACCTGTCGGTGCTGCTCGGCATCTTCGTGCTGCTGAAGGCGGTCGCCTACTGGGTCGACCGGTACGGGCTGGTCTTCTCCGACCGGGGCTTCCGGAACGGCGCCTCGTACACAGACGTCAACGCGGTGCTTCCCGCGAAGACCATCCTCGCGATCATCGCCCTGATCTGCGCCGCCCTGTTCTTCGCCGGGGTCGTACGGTCCGGCGGCATGCTGCCCGGCGTCGGCTTCGGACTCCTGGTGCTCTCGGCCATCCTGATCGGCGGGGTCTACCCGGCCCTGGTCGAGCAGTTCCAGGTCAAGCCGAACCAGCAGGGCAAGGAGCAGGAATACATCAAATACAACATAGACGCGACTCGAAAAGCCTACGGAATAGATAAAGCCGAGGTCATCGACTACACCGCGCAGGGCGACGCGAGCAAGGTCAACGTCACCGCCGACAGCTCCATCTCCGGCGTGCGCCTGCTCGATCCGAGCCTGGTCGCCAAGACCTACCAGCAGAAGCAGCGGATCCGCGGCTACTACGACTTCCACGACCCGCTGGACGTCGACCGCTACCCGGACCCCAACGGCACGATGCGCGACACCGTCGTGACCGTTCGCGAGCTCACGGGCCCGCCGCCGGAGCAGAACAACTGGATCAACCGGCACCTCGTCTACACCCACGGCTACGGTTTCGTGGCCGCGCCCGGCAACGAGGTCGACTCCGAGGGCCTGCCGAACTTCGACGCCAAGGACATGCCGGTCACCGGAGCCCTGGCGGAGCGGACGAAGCTCAAGGAGTCGCGGATCTACTTCGGCGAGGCTCCCGGTTCGACCGACTACGTCATCGTCGGAGGCAGCGGGAACCAGGAGCTCGACTACCCCGAAAGCGGCGGCACGGGCCAGAAGAACACCACCTACGACGGCAAGGGTGGCGTTCCGGTCGGCTCATTCTTCAACCGGATGCTCTACGCCGCCAAGTACGGCGAGATCAACCTCCTGCTGTCGAGTGACGTCAACGCGAACTCCAAGATCCTTTACGAACGCAACCCGCAGGAACGCATCGCCAAGGTGGCGCCGTTCCTGAGCATGGACGACAACCCCTACCCCGCCATCGTCGACGGCAGGGTGGTCTGGATCGCCGACGCGTACACCACCTCCAACGCCTACCCGTACTCCCAGAGCAAGAGTCTGGAGGCGATGACGCGCGACACCGTCACCGACCCGCGCCTGGTGGTGCCGCAACCGCGTGACCAGATCAACTACATGCGCAACTCGGTCAAGGCCGTGGTCGACGCCTACGACGGCAGCGTCAGCCTGTACGCCTGGGACGACAAGGACCCGATCCTGCAGACCTGGCGCAAGGCCTTCCCGGGCGTCATCAAGCCGCAGACGGAGATGTCCCCGGAGCTCAGGCAGCACCTGCGCTACCCGGAGGCGCTGTTCAAGGTCCAGCGTGACGTGCTCTCCCAGTACCACATCCAGGACCCGAACGCCTTCTACAGCGGTCAGGACTTCTGGAACGTCCCGAACGACCCGTCGTCGGGCGAGCGCGACATCAAGCAGCCGCCGTACTACCTGTCGGTCAAGATGCCGAAGACCTCGACTCCGTCGTTCTCACTGACCACCACGTTCGTGCCGCGTCAGGGACCCAACCTGGCCGCGTTCATGGCCGTGGACGCCAATCCAGGGCCGGACTACGGAAAGCTGCGCATCCTGCGCATGCCCTCCAACACCACGATCCCCGGTCCCGGCCAGGTGCAGAACAACTTCCAGAACAAGTTCTCCGGCGAGCTCAACCTGCTCGGTCTCGGCCAGGCGAAGGTCCGCTACGGAAACCTGCTGACCCTGCCGTTCGCCGACGGCCTGGTCTACGTCGAACCCGTCTATGTGGAGATCGCCGCGGCCTCCGGCCAGGAGCCGTATCCGATCCTCCGCCGGGTCCTGGTGGCCTACGGCAACAAGGTCGGCTCGGCGGACACGCTCAAGGGCGCGCTGGAGCAGGTCTTCGGCAACAACGCCGCCCCACCGGCCAATCCGGACACCACCCAGCCGGAGGAGACACAGCCGGAGGGGAACGAGTCCATCACCGAGGTGGCCAAGGTGATCGAGCAGGCGCAGGCGGCGTACAACAAGGCGCAGTCCGCCCTGACGCGCAACCCGCCCGACTGGGCGGAGTACGGCGTGGCCCAGAAGGAGCTGAAGGACGCTCTGGAGAAGCTGAAGGGCACAGCCGTGCCGGCGCCGACGTCCACCGCCACCCCGGCTCCCTCGGTGACACCGACGCCTACGCCTACGCCTACGCCGAGTTCCTAGACGAGTAAGTCCGATGTGATCAGTGGTCGTAGGCGATCAGCGAGCGGGTGACCGGGGCTCCGGTCTTGTTGTTGTGCCAGATTGCCGCGGCCATCGCCAGGATGCGCTGGGCGACGCGGACGGCGACGCCCTCGAAGGTCCGTCCGCCGTGTTGTTCCAGGTCGAGTTGGCCTTTGAGAGTGTCGTTGACCGACTCGATGAGCTGGCGGACCTTCTTGAGCATTGGCTCGCCGTGCCGCTGTTTCTCCCGCTTGCGGGAGGGACGCAGCAGGTCGATGCCGTGGGCGGCGAGTTCCTTCTCAAAAGGCTTGGAGGCGAAACCCTTGTCGCAGATGAGCAGAATGCCCTCGCGTTCGGCGATCAGGCCGGCATCGACCTCGAGCATCGCGGCCAGCACCTCCCGCTCGCCGATCTTCGGGTTGGCCAGCGCCCATAAGATCGGCATGCCGGTCGGGGTGCACACCAGATACAGCCGCAGGCCCCAGAAGAACCGGGAGTGTGAGGCGCAGTAGCCATAGCCGGCCCAGCCGGCCAGGTTCGAGCGCTGCACGGTTGGGCGCGACATCCCGCACGGCACCGGTGTGGAGTCAACGATCCAGTGGTTGTCGAACCAAAAGTCGCTGTCGGTGGCCAGCTCCCGGATCATCTGCTTGACCAGGGGCAATGCCGCGCGCAGGCGTTTGTTGTAGCCCGACTGCTGCGGCAGGTACGGGAACATGCCGGACAGGTGCGTGCGGGCGAAGCGCAGCCAGCGGGCCTCGGAGTGGTGACCGAGCAGCGCCTGGGCCACCGCTAGGCAGACGAGCTCGGAGTCGCTGAGCAGCGGCGGCCTGCCCATCGATCGGCTTCCTCCGATCTTGTCGTCGATCTTCACATATAGTGCGGTCAAGAGGGTGTTCAGGTCTTGCGTCACAACATGATCTTGAACGCCCTCTCTTCATGCCCGGTCACCGGCCCCAGACATCGGACTTACTCGTCTAGGGGATATGACAGGGCCCAGCGCTATTTGATTCGCATCCACCGCCAAAGCCGGGTAGTCTCCAGACATACACCGACGCGGGGTGGAGCAGCTCGGTAGCTCGCTGGGCTCATAACCCAGAGGTCGCAGGTTCAAATCCTGTCCCCGCTACCAAAGAAGATCCCGGTCTCCGAGAAATCGGAGACCGGGATTTTTTGCATCCGGTCCTGTCCTGCACCGGCACCGCCATTCCGGAGACGGGCAAGGCCTGATCCGCTGCCGGGGTGATCTCTCTCCGCACCGGATCGTCGAAAACGATCAACCGGACGGGCGCCGGCCCCGGAGATCCGGGATCCGGCTCCGTTGCCGGGTCCGCCGGGCCTCGTGGTCGTCCCGGGCTGACCAGGGAAGCCTCATATGGATTTGCCGTTCGGGTGGGAAGGCAATAGTGTTCAGACATACACCGACGCGGGGTGGAGCAGCTCGGTAGCTCGCTGGGCTCATAACCCAGAGGTCGCAGGTTCAAATCCTGTCCCCGCTACCACATGAAGGCCCTGGTCTCTGAGAGATCAGGGCCTTCGTCGTTTTCCACGCGGGAGCGTGGCTCCGCCGTACGTGGCCCGGAAAGCTGCGAGGTAGCGTGTCAGCGTGGCTGACATGTCCCCAGCGGTGCTGCACTGGCGCGTACGCCGGGAATTCCTCATCCTGAAGATCGTCGCGGCACTCGTGCTCGCGACGGTCACCGTGCTGAGCCTCGATGACCCGCGCGGGGCGGTCCTGGCGGCCGCCGCGACCGTGGCCGTGATCGTGCTGGCGCTGCGCGACGTCCTGGCTCCGGTACGGCTCAGCGTGGACGGGGAGGGACTCGTGGTGGTGAGGGGCTTCGCCGGCTCCGAGCGGTTGCCGTGGAACGCGGTCGAGCGAATCCGGGTGGACACGCAGACCCGCTTCACCTCCCGCACGGAGTTCCTGGAGATCGACACCGGCGAGAGAATCTTCCTTCT
It includes:
- a CDS encoding UPF0182 family membrane protein, coding for MRLPRRPRLLLPVAIALVAIVVLFFLFAGIFTDYLWYNSVGYTSVFSGVIVTQIVLFVVGALVMVGVVGGNMLMAYRMRPMFGPGMFGGASGADRYRMALDPHRKLIFLIGVAVLALFAGSSFSGQWKTWLEFVNGTPFGETDALFKMDISFFMFTYPFLRMVLNFLFVAVVLSAILSAIVHYLYGGFRLQSPGMHASRAARVHLSVLLGIFVLLKAVAYWVDRYGLVFSDRGFRNGASYTDVNAVLPAKTILAIIALICAALFFAGVVRSGGMLPGVGFGLLVLSAILIGGVYPALVEQFQVKPNQQGKEQEYIKYNIDATRKAYGIDKAEVIDYTAQGDASKVNVTADSSISGVRLLDPSLVAKTYQQKQRIRGYYDFHDPLDVDRYPDPNGTMRDTVVTVRELTGPPPEQNNWINRHLVYTHGYGFVAAPGNEVDSEGLPNFDAKDMPVTGALAERTKLKESRIYFGEAPGSTDYVIVGGSGNQELDYPESGGTGQKNTTYDGKGGVPVGSFFNRMLYAAKYGEINLLLSSDVNANSKILYERNPQERIAKVAPFLSMDDNPYPAIVDGRVVWIADAYTTSNAYPYSQSKSLEAMTRDTVTDPRLVVPQPRDQINYMRNSVKAVVDAYDGSVSLYAWDDKDPILQTWRKAFPGVIKPQTEMSPELRQHLRYPEALFKVQRDVLSQYHIQDPNAFYSGQDFWNVPNDPSSGERDIKQPPYYLSVKMPKTSTPSFSLTTTFVPRQGPNLAAFMAVDANPGPDYGKLRILRMPSNTTIPGPGQVQNNFQNKFSGELNLLGLGQAKVRYGNLLTLPFADGLVYVEPVYVEIAAASGQEPYPILRRVLVAYGNKVGSADTLKGALEQVFGNNAAPPANPDTTQPEETQPEGNESITEVAKVIEQAQAAYNKAQSALTRNPPDWAEYGVAQKELKDALEKLKGTAVPAPTSTATPAPSVTPTPTPTPTPSS
- a CDS encoding IS982 family transposase, which encodes MTQDLNTLLTALYVKIDDKIGGSRSMGRPPLLSDSELVCLAVAQALLGHHSEARWLRFARTHLSGMFPYLPQQSGYNKRLRAALPLVKQMIRELATDSDFWFDNHWIVDSTPVPCGMSRPTVQRSNLAGWAGYGYCASHSRFFWGLRLYLVCTPTGMPILWALANPKIGEREVLAAMLEVDAGLIAEREGILLICDKGFASKPFEKELAAHGIDLLRPSRKREKQRHGEPMLKKVRQLIESVNDTLKGQLDLEQHGGRTFEGVAVRVAQRILAMAAAIWHNNKTGAPVTRSLIAYDH
- a CDS encoding PH domain-containing protein produces the protein MSPAVLHWRVRREFLILKIVAALVLATVTVLSLDDPRGAVLAAAATVAVIVLALRDVLAPVRLSVDGEGLVVVRGFAGSERLPWNAVERIRVDTQTRFTSRTEFLEIDTGERIFLLSRFDLGAPCQEVADELRSFRTGF